The genomic DNA CCGCAACAGCAGGCTCAGACAGCGCCGTTGAGCCGTACAACGGGGAAGGATTGCGGATGGCGTGGGACGAGTGGGAACAGATCAAGGCCGCGGCGGCCGAGCGCCGCTCCACCCAGATGCAGCTCAACCAGTTGCCGGCTGATCAGGGCGGCAGCACTCCCACGGGTGGGTCGAAGCCCGGATTGAATGGCGGCTCGGGCACCCTGCGGCACTCGAACGGGCCGTGGACCCACGCGGCAGGCACAGCGGACGACCTGAGGATCAGCACCGAGTCCACGAAGAAGAGCCTGCAGTCCGGCCATACGGGCGTGTCGGCGGGGGCTGAAGGCCTGGCGAGCCTGGGTGCGTTAAAGACGGTACTCACCTCCTGGGAGAAGCGGCTGGAGGCGGTACGGGACGAGTGCGAGTCACTGGAGCCCAAGCTGCGCGCCGTCGCCAAGGACATGGGCGAGTACGACAGTGCCGTTGCCGCCAAGGCGCGCGCTGTGCACGTCTCGGACGGGGGCAAGGGCTAGTGACCTCGGCGTTGACCTGGCAGCAGTTGCGGGACCTGACGCTCTCGGGGCTGGATGACGCGGCCGACGGCTGGGTCAAGGTCTCACACCACGCGGATGCCTCGGCCGAACGAGTGGACGCCGAGATGGCCGGCAAGTTGTCCAAGACGCAGGAGAGTGAATCGGCGACGGCGGCCATCCGGCGGCTGCAGCGACTGAGCCGTAACTATCACTACATCCACGCCGAGTGCGGACTGATCCGCTCCTCGGTGAACGGTCTTGCCTCCGAACTCAGGCCTCCTCAGCGGCGGCTGAAGGAGGCGCTGGACGATGCCACCGCCCTGTCGTACGCGGTGAACGAGGACGGGAGCATCGGGTACCCGGCCGGCGGCAAGAACGAGATGACCGGGGAGAAGATCCCCGGTGGTTCGGCAGTGGGCCACAACGGCATGCTCGCGCCGGGCAACAACGGGCTGTACCCACCGAGCGACAAGGGGCTGCACACGCCCGGCACTGGTCCTGGAACCCCCGGCCTGATCAACCCCAACCCTCACCACGCCAAGGCGCAGGACATCGCTGACCGCATCGCTCACGCCCTGCGCGAGGCCCGGGAGACCGACGAACGTTACCGACAGGCGCTGAGCAAGCTCAAGGCAGGCCCCGGGCTGAAGGTCGACACGAAAACCTGGGCCGACGCTGCCGCCGACGTCAAGGCCGTGGGCGATGCTGCGACGGAATACCTGAAGGACGACATCCCTCTCGACAAGTCCCCCGCCGCTCGCAAGGACTGGTGGGACCACCTCACGCAGGAGCAGCGGGAGGAGTACCTGGCGGTCTACCCGGACGTGATCGGGAACCTGGACGGCATCCCGGCAACCGTGCGGGACGAGGCCAACCGGGAAAACGTCGAGCTCCTCATCGGCAAACTCTCGGGGCAGGATGACGAGAAGTCGAAGACGATACTGGAAGGGCTGAAGGGAATTCAGGGGAAACTG from Streptomyces avermitilis MA-4680 = NBRC 14893 includes the following:
- a CDS encoding alpha/beta hydrolase codes for the protein MTSALTWQQLRDLTLSGLDDAADGWVKVSHHADASAERVDAEMAGKLSKTQESESATAAIRRLQRLSRNYHYIHAECGLIRSSVNGLASELRPPQRRLKEALDDATALSYAVNEDGSIGYPAGGKNEMTGEKIPGGSAVGHNGMLAPGNNGLYPPSDKGLHTPGTGPGTPGLINPNPHHAKAQDIADRIAHALREARETDERYRQALSKLKAGPGLKVDTKTWADAAADVKAVGDAATEYLKDDIPLDKSPAARKDWWDHLTQEQREEYLAVYPDVIGNLDGIPATVRDEANRENVELLIGKLSGQDDEKSKTILEGLKGIQGKLQEASVPPMYLLGIGDEGNGRAIVSYGNPDTANNVSAYVPGLSTKLDGEFVGGSMKRAQDTALGAKEADPHSSTASIVWLGYDAPQLSPTDLAANTDVMFRENAEAGAPAYNSFMAGISATNENENPHITAIGHSYGSLTVGLAAQEKGGVPGADDIILVGSPGTDAKTADDLNVGKHHVFVGAADNDIVTKLPNHNEASGMGAGAAGGGSAGLVLGLGMGGPVGGVVGGAAGTVVGGIAGYMAQDQQTDPSQIWFGTDPANKAFGATRFLVDDGPPVTDGGFDAHSHYFTPTKDQMSADNIANIVVGKSDGIVLEQPR